A stretch of Carnobacterium iners DNA encodes these proteins:
- a CDS encoding SDR family oxidoreductase: protein MNVLVVGANGQIGKMVVEKLQEGKQHNVRAMVRKEEQVADFKSKGIEARLADLEGSVDAIQATMKDIDAVVFSAGSGGSTGYDKTILIDLDGAAKTIEAAEKAGVKRFIMVSSIASNHREKWSEDMKPYMAAKFYADQMLEKSGLDYLIFRPGMLENKPGTGNVKIGTETAIRAIPREDVASTIVSALDYPTISRQAVDLISGDTSIEEALKKLWLN, encoded by the coding sequence ATGAACGTATTAGTTGTTGGTGCAAATGGTCAAATCGGAAAAATGGTAGTAGAAAAATTACAAGAAGGTAAGCAGCACAACGTTCGAGCTATGGTTCGAAAAGAAGAGCAAGTAGCGGATTTCAAAAGTAAAGGAATAGAAGCGAGACTGGCTGACTTAGAAGGTTCAGTTGATGCGATACAAGCTACAATGAAAGATATAGATGCAGTTGTTTTCTCAGCCGGGTCAGGTGGCTCTACAGGTTACGATAAAACGATATTGATTGACTTAGATGGTGCTGCTAAAACGATAGAAGCTGCTGAAAAAGCCGGCGTTAAACGCTTTATAATGGTTAGTTCGATTGCATCGAATCACCGTGAAAAATGGAGTGAGGATATGAAGCCTTACATGGCTGCTAAATTTTACGCGGACCAAATGCTAGAAAAAAGTGGTTTGGATTATCTTATTTTCCGTCCAGGTATGCTAGAAAATAAGCCTGGGACAGGTAACGTAAAAATTGGAACAGAGACAGCCATTAGGGCAATTCCTAGAGAAGACGTAGCAAGTACGATTGTTTCGGCTTTAGATTATCCAACAATAAGTCGTCAAGCAGTTGATTTGATTTCAGGTGATACAAGTATTGAAGAAGCTTTGAAGAAGCTTTGGCTCAACTAG
- a CDS encoding amidohydrolase, with product MREKMMVMLDARKEEMIEIRRHLHAHPELSYQEEETAAYIANFYQGKEVTLETNVGGNGVVVTIAGGKAGEILALRADFDALPIEEETGLSFASKNKGTMHACGHDAHTAYLMVLADCLIELKAEIPGIIKIVHQHAEEAPPGGAKYILESGILDDVDHIVGIHVMPEYPVGTVAYRSGAAMAGGTQFKIIIKGIGGHASTPHKANDAIVAGSYFVTVLQTVISRRLDLFEVGVVTVGSFEGRGSFNTIKDTVTIEGDIRYMKQATFDSLNKEVMHLVKGLEEMFAVQTTMTLEEGCPPVTNDPELTSSVVDYLKNGLDDYLNEVVEAPMQAANEDFSYYSQKIPSCFFFVGCRSQREKDYYTNHHPKFDIDEEAIMVAAKAVGDVVCGYFALD from the coding sequence ATGAGAGAAAAAATGATGGTGATGTTAGATGCACGAAAAGAAGAAATGATTGAAATTCGAAGACACTTGCACGCACACCCAGAATTATCTTATCAAGAAGAAGAAACGGCAGCTTATATTGCAAATTTTTATCAAGGTAAAGAAGTAACGTTGGAAACAAATGTAGGTGGAAATGGCGTTGTTGTAACTATTGCAGGTGGGAAGGCTGGCGAGATACTCGCTTTAAGAGCTGATTTTGATGCTTTACCAATTGAAGAAGAAACTGGCTTATCTTTTGCATCAAAAAATAAAGGCACCATGCATGCTTGTGGACACGATGCGCATACTGCCTATCTGATGGTATTAGCGGATTGCTTGATTGAATTAAAGGCTGAAATTCCAGGAATAATAAAAATTGTACACCAACACGCTGAAGAAGCGCCTCCTGGAGGGGCTAAATATATTTTGGAGTCTGGTATTTTAGATGATGTAGATCATATAGTGGGCATTCATGTGATGCCTGAATACCCAGTTGGTACTGTTGCCTATCGAAGTGGCGCAGCGATGGCTGGTGGAACACAGTTCAAAATTATTATTAAAGGGATAGGTGGTCATGCTTCAACACCACATAAAGCCAATGATGCGATTGTAGCTGGCTCTTATTTTGTAACAGTACTCCAAACGGTCATTAGTCGACGATTGGACCTCTTTGAAGTTGGTGTGGTTACAGTAGGCTCATTTGAAGGTAGAGGGTCCTTTAATACCATTAAAGATACCGTTACAATCGAAGGTGATATACGCTATATGAAACAAGCTACTTTTGACAGTTTAAATAAAGAAGTGATGCATTTAGTAAAAGGATTAGAAGAAATGTTTGCTGTTCAAACAACGATGACACTTGAAGAAGGCTGTCCGCCAGTAACCAATGATCCTGAACTGACTAGTAGCGTAGTGGATTATTTAAAAAATGGGCTTGATGATTACTTGAATGAAGTAGTCGAAGCGCCAATGCAAGCAGCTAATGAAGATTTTTCTTATTATTCTCAAAAAATACCAAGTTGTTTTTTCTTTGTCGGTTGCCGATCACAACGGGAAAAAGACTATTATACCAACCATCATCCTAAGTTTGATATCGATGAAGAGGCTATTATGGTTGCTGCAAAAGCGGTAGGTGATGTAGTCTGTGGTTATTTTGCATTAGATTGA
- a CDS encoding oxaloacetate decarboxylase subunit alpha, with the protein MNKKKEVKFTETVLRDGHQSLMATRMKTEDMLPILEKMDEAGYYAIECWGGATFDASIRFLNEDPWERLREIKKRVTHTPLQMLLRGQNLLGYRHYADDIVDKFIEKTIENGIDIIRVFDALNDSRNMEACINAIKKHGGHAQLTICYTISPVHTVHYYQDLTKRLVELGADSICIKDMAGILTPYVVKELIPALKQVTSLPIEIHTHATSGVSEMTYLTAIEVEADIIDTAISPFSGGTSQPATESLSIVLTELGYDTHLNKEVLEEIADYFKPIKDHYLKEMILDPKMMTADPKALLYQVPGGMLSNLYSQLKQANAKERYEEVLREVPKVREDLGFPPLVTPMSQMIGTQAVFNVLSGERYKIIPNEIKDYVRGLYGTPPAPISESMRLLIIGKEEVITGRPADLLEPEFEKQKKEISSLAKTDEDVLIYAMFPQLGETFLKNKYQSKKVSVKEVIRINASM; encoded by the coding sequence TTGAATAAGAAGAAAGAAGTCAAGTTTACAGAAACAGTTTTAAGAGATGGCCATCAGAGTTTGATGGCGACGCGTATGAAAACAGAAGATATGTTGCCAATTCTAGAGAAAATGGATGAAGCAGGTTACTATGCTATTGAGTGTTGGGGAGGAGCAACATTCGATGCATCGATACGATTTTTAAACGAGGATCCATGGGAACGATTGAGAGAAATCAAAAAAAGAGTAACACACACTCCTTTGCAGATGCTTTTACGTGGTCAAAATTTATTAGGATACCGCCATTATGCAGATGATATTGTCGATAAATTTATCGAGAAAACGATTGAGAATGGAATAGATATTATCCGAGTATTTGATGCTTTAAATGATAGTCGCAACATGGAAGCGTGTATAAACGCGATAAAAAAACATGGTGGACATGCCCAATTAACCATCTGTTATACGATTAGCCCAGTCCACACGGTTCATTATTATCAAGACCTAACGAAAAGACTGGTTGAATTAGGAGCAGATTCAATTTGCATTAAGGACATGGCTGGTATTTTAACACCGTATGTTGTAAAAGAATTAATTCCCGCTCTTAAACAGGTTACCTCTTTACCTATCGAAATTCATACACACGCAACAAGTGGCGTGTCAGAAATGACCTATCTAACAGCTATTGAAGTAGAGGCAGATATTATCGATACAGCTATTTCTCCTTTTTCAGGTGGGACAAGTCAGCCAGCTACTGAGTCCTTAAGCATTGTTTTGACAGAGTTAGGCTATGATACCCATTTAAATAAAGAAGTTTTAGAAGAAATAGCCGATTATTTTAAGCCAATTAAAGATCATTATTTAAAAGAGATGATTTTAGATCCTAAAATGATGACCGCTGACCCAAAAGCATTGCTGTATCAAGTTCCAGGTGGTATGTTATCTAATCTGTATTCACAACTGAAACAAGCCAATGCAAAAGAACGGTATGAAGAAGTTTTGCGTGAGGTACCAAAAGTACGTGAAGACTTAGGCTTTCCTCCACTAGTAACACCAATGAGTCAAATGATAGGAACACAGGCAGTATTTAATGTTTTATCAGGTGAACGCTATAAAATAATCCCAAACGAGATTAAGGATTATGTTCGTGGTTTGTATGGTACTCCACCAGCACCGATTAGTGAATCAATGAGGCTACTCATCATTGGAAAAGAAGAAGTTATCACAGGTAGACCAGCAGATTTACTAGAACCAGAATTTGAAAAGCAAAAAAAAGAGATAAGTTCTCTTGCTAAGACGGATGAGGATGTTTTAATTTATGCAATGTTTCCGCAATTAGGTGAAACATTTCTAAAGAATAAATACCAGTCTAAAAAAGTATCTGTTAAGGAAGTTATCCGAATCAACGCGAGTATGTAG
- a CDS encoding GNAT family N-acetyltransferase: MIQLKAVTLLEDVKLIVLLAKEIWYEHYTAIIGAKQVQYMLANLQSEIAILNDLKQGKEYVLVESNQLAIGYVSYELTTNQLFLSKLYLKKSERGKGTGRFVLAQLKDIAKKNKKDGIVLTVNKNNQASISVYKAFGFILIKEQLVDIGNGYVMDDYIFYYSL, from the coding sequence ATGATTCAACTCAAAGCTGTTACTCTACTAGAAGATGTTAAACTCATAGTTTTGTTGGCTAAAGAGATTTGGTATGAACATTATACGGCGATCATCGGCGCCAAACAAGTTCAGTATATGCTAGCTAACTTACAGTCTGAGATAGCTATCTTAAATGATTTAAAACAAGGAAAAGAATATGTACTTGTTGAGTCAAATCAACTCGCTATTGGATATGTTAGCTATGAATTAACAACTAACCAGCTTTTTCTTAGTAAACTGTATTTGAAAAAAAGTGAACGCGGCAAAGGCACTGGCCGTTTTGTTCTAGCTCAATTAAAAGATATTGCCAAAAAAAATAAAAAAGATGGGATTGTTTTAACTGTTAATAAAAATAATCAGGCTAGTATTTCTGTCTATAAAGCATTCGGCTTTATTTTAATAAAGGAACAACTCGTCGATATTGGAAATGGTTATGTCATGGATGATTATATTTTTTATTATTCTCTCTAA
- a CDS encoding amidase, translating into MKINRKNDGLALAKKLHDKKVTPFELVEEAFKKLEIENSKWNAVIHTRKEKALKEALNNDFSNTLFGGLPILVKGLGQDIAEEPSTSGSRLLKNYCAKQTGNFTKALEKAGFIVIGQTNTPEFGFKNITDPSLYGPTRNPWNGDYSPGGSSGGAAASIVSDMVQISGASDGGGSIRIPAAFSGLIGLKPTRGRTPIGPGSGRGWQGASISFALTKSIRDTAAMLDVLQTVQELAAFQTPLFEPGYLNSLQQSPSKKFKIAYSLASPVHSPVSLDAKKSVLKTVEWLRQKGYEVVESTPNIDGVSLMQSYYTMNAGETAAMMANLEKTFQRALTIDDMELMTWTLYNTGKSISAATYSNSLAAWDTAAETMAHFHETYDLYLTPTTADSAPLIDANLQTDEQIERMKQVTKLTEQEQQTLVWDMFSASLAITPFTQQANLTGQPAISLPVYLTEKGLPMGVQFTAPKGKEDWLLSIGYEIEKAGLFI; encoded by the coding sequence ATGAAAATAAATCGAAAAAATGATGGGTTAGCTTTAGCTAAAAAACTTCACGACAAGAAAGTTACACCGTTTGAATTGGTAGAAGAAGCTTTCAAAAAACTTGAAATTGAAAATTCAAAATGGAATGCCGTCATCCATACTCGTAAAGAAAAAGCTTTGAAAGAAGCGCTAAATAACGACTTTTCTAATACACTGTTTGGTGGGTTACCAATTTTAGTCAAAGGACTGGGTCAAGATATCGCTGAGGAGCCTAGCACATCTGGCTCACGGCTTTTAAAAAATTATTGCGCTAAACAGACTGGTAACTTCACAAAAGCGTTAGAAAAAGCAGGATTCATTGTTATTGGTCAAACCAATACCCCTGAATTTGGTTTCAAAAATATTACAGATCCTAGTTTATACGGTCCAACGCGTAATCCTTGGAATGGCGATTACTCACCAGGAGGATCAAGTGGAGGTGCTGCTGCTAGCATTGTTTCAGATATGGTTCAAATCTCGGGCGCTAGTGATGGTGGTGGGTCTATTCGAATACCAGCAGCTTTTTCTGGTCTTATTGGTTTAAAACCTACTCGTGGTAGGACACCTATTGGACCAGGTTCTGGCCGCGGTTGGCAAGGAGCGTCGATTAGTTTTGCTTTAACCAAATCTATTCGAGACACAGCTGCTATGCTAGACGTATTACAAACTGTTCAAGAATTGGCTGCTTTTCAAACCCCACTTTTTGAGCCAGGTTATTTAAATTCATTACAACAATCGCCTTCTAAGAAGTTTAAAATTGCTTATTCCTTAGCTTCACCTGTTCACAGTCCTGTCAGTTTGGATGCTAAAAAAAGTGTCTTAAAAACAGTTGAATGGTTGCGTCAAAAAGGTTACGAAGTTGTTGAATCCACTCCTAATATAGACGGCGTTTCTTTGATGCAAAGCTACTACACAATGAATGCTGGAGAAACAGCAGCTATGATGGCTAACTTAGAAAAAACTTTTCAAAGAGCTTTAACCATAGACGATATGGAATTAATGACTTGGACATTATACAATACAGGAAAATCTATTTCTGCTGCTACCTATTCTAATAGCCTCGCTGCTTGGGATACTGCTGCTGAGACGATGGCACACTTTCATGAGACGTATGACTTATACTTGACGCCTACTACTGCAGATAGCGCTCCTTTGATTGATGCTAACTTACAAACAGATGAACAAATCGAACGCATGAAGCAAGTGACGAAATTGACAGAACAGGAGCAACAAACTCTTGTTTGGGATATGTTTTCTGCAAGTTTAGCTATTACGCCTTTTACCCAGCAAGCGAACTTAACCGGACAACCTGCTATTAGTTTGCCTGTTTATTTGACAGAAAAAGGCTTGCCTATGGGAGTCCAATTTACCGCTCCAAAAGGCAAAGAGGACTGGCTGTTATCAATAGGCTATGAAATAGAAAAAGCGGGTTTATTTATCTAA
- a CDS encoding Gfo/Idh/MocA family protein, whose protein sequence is MRIGIIGLGDIAQKAYLPVLSEKEGIELILCTRDKEKLERLAKKHRISEYVRTVDELIDLKIDAVLICTPSPTHFELIKKIMENNIHVYIDKPIAMNLAETKQIVQLAKEKKLIAMVGFNRRFAPMIAALKDEGKADMVVIQKNRYILPGDKRNFIVQDFIHVVDTLRFLMDTQVIDLTVQHLEKEDSLYNVVIQLIGKDCTAIGIMNRNNGTTEEIIEYMAEGNKLVVNDLVETTHYLNNKKTTLDFNGWEPTLVKRGFHQIINHFIECVNQNKQPNPSLSDSLITHEICEEIYERVTK, encoded by the coding sequence ATGCGGATTGGAATTATTGGTTTAGGTGATATCGCTCAAAAAGCTTATTTGCCTGTTCTCAGTGAAAAAGAAGGAATTGAATTAATCCTTTGTACTCGTGATAAGGAGAAACTAGAGAGGCTTGCTAAAAAACACCGCATATCAGAATACGTACGGACTGTCGATGAATTAATTGATTTGAAGATTGATGCTGTTTTAATTTGTACTCCTTCTCCTACTCATTTTGAACTAATTAAAAAAATAATGGAAAATAATATTCATGTCTATATCGATAAACCAATTGCAATGAATTTAGCAGAAACAAAGCAAATTGTCCAACTAGCTAAAGAAAAAAAACTAATTGCAATGGTTGGATTCAATCGAAGATTCGCTCCAATGATTGCCGCTCTAAAAGATGAAGGAAAAGCGGATATGGTCGTAATCCAAAAAAATAGATACATTCTTCCTGGTGATAAGAGAAATTTTATCGTTCAAGATTTTATTCATGTTGTTGATACATTGCGTTTTCTTATGGATACACAAGTAATAGACTTAACGGTTCAGCATTTAGAAAAAGAGGACTCACTGTATAATGTTGTGATTCAATTAATTGGAAAAGATTGTACCGCTATTGGTATTATGAATCGCAATAACGGTACAACAGAAGAAATTATCGAGTATATGGCTGAAGGAAATAAGCTTGTTGTTAATGATCTCGTTGAAACGACTCATTATTTAAATAATAAAAAAACAACGCTTGATTTTAATGGTTGGGAACCAACCTTGGTTAAGCGAGGATTTCATCAAATTATCAATCACTTTATTGAATGTGTTAATCAAAATAAACAGCCTAATCCCTCTCTTTCTGATTCTCTTATTACCCACGAAATTTGTGAAGAAATTTATGAAAGAGTGACAAAATAG
- a CDS encoding OadG family protein gives MSDISLLEGLNVSITSLVIVFLVLFGLQLILMSFKYIFKEEKTIKKEKTPLPIIKNTLEEEDETKTVAVLTALILANEDQQDKHYQVISIKRVR, from the coding sequence ATGTCTGATATCAGCTTATTAGAAGGCCTTAATGTGTCTATCACATCGCTTGTGATTGTTTTCCTTGTGCTTTTTGGATTACAACTGATTTTGATGTCGTTTAAATATATTTTTAAAGAAGAAAAAACAATAAAAAAAGAAAAGACTCCTCTTCCAATAATAAAAAACACTTTAGAAGAAGAGGACGAAACAAAAACAGTGGCAGTTTTAACGGCTTTAATTTTAGCTAATGAAGACCAACAAGATAAACACTATCAAGTGATCTCTATAAAACGAGTAAGATAA
- a CDS encoding biotin/lipoyl-containing protein, translated as MKTYEVTVNNKVYQVSVEEVNEADSKNKAIALDNENKKEEPVKTPVLSGIEVKAPMPGTIISVLVQLGETIKAGQVLCVLEAMKMENEIVAPEDGTIQEVMVSKGMAVEAGASLVRL; from the coding sequence ATGAAAACGTATGAAGTTACAGTAAACAATAAAGTTTACCAGGTTTCAGTAGAAGAAGTCAACGAAGCGGATAGTAAAAATAAAGCAATAGCCTTAGATAATGAAAACAAAAAAGAAGAACCAGTAAAGACTCCCGTTTTAAGTGGAATCGAGGTAAAAGCACCAATGCCTGGAACTATCATTAGTGTGTTAGTTCAGTTAGGAGAGACCATAAAAGCTGGACAAGTCTTATGTGTTTTAGAGGCAATGAAGATGGAAAATGAAATTGTTGCACCTGAAGATGGGACAATACAAGAAGTAATGGTTTCGAAAGGGATGGCAGTCGAGGCAGGAGCTAGTTTGGTCAGACTATAA
- a CDS encoding carboxymuconolactone decarboxylase family protein codes for MCDLVQVKKKELSSPHFMERIMLAVTQVNGCSVCSYTHTKMALEVGMKSEKIKNILVA; via the coding sequence ATGTGTGATTTAGTACAGGTTAAGAAAAAAGAACTTTCAAGTCCACATTTCATGGAGCGTATTATGCTTGCTGTGACGCAAGTAAATGGATGTAGCGTCTGTTCTTATACTCATACAAAAATGGCGCTTGAAGTAGGTATGAAAAGTGAAAAAATTAAAAATATATTAGTAGCCTGA
- the tyrS gene encoding tyrosine--tRNA ligase — MTIIDELIWRDAINQQTDEEGLTNLVKNKKISLYCGVDPTGDSMHIGHLIPFMILKRFQLAGHRPVILIGGATGTIGDPSGKSEERVLQTMEQVQENVRKLSTQMVRLFDAGGSNGIKMVNNYDWTKDLSLLDFLRDYGKSFNVNTMLAKDIVASRLETGISFTEFTYQILQSMDFLHLYQHEDVQLQIGGADQWGNITAGLEFIRKQEGSKAQAYGLTIPLMLKADGTKFGKTAGGAVWLDSEKTTPYEFYQFWLNQDDRDVVKYLNYFTFLSKEEIDHLAEKVASEPHMREAQKTLAREMTLFVHGENTLNDAEKITAALFSGDVRTLTANQIEEGFKNMPTFEAPKEERNIVEWLVDVVGIEPSRRQAREDITNGALSMNGEKILSVDTIVTPENSFDERFILIRRGKKKYFLVKLV; from the coding sequence ATGACAATTATCGATGAATTAATCTGGCGTGATGCCATTAACCAACAAACAGATGAAGAGGGCCTAACTAATCTAGTTAAAAACAAGAAAATTTCTTTATACTGTGGTGTTGATCCCACTGGTGACAGTATGCATATTGGTCACCTGATTCCGTTTATGATTTTAAAGAGATTCCAACTTGCTGGGCATCGTCCTGTTATTTTAATTGGCGGCGCAACGGGCACGATTGGTGATCCAAGTGGAAAGTCTGAAGAACGTGTTTTACAGACAATGGAACAAGTCCAAGAAAATGTTAGGAAACTTAGCACACAAATGGTTCGTCTTTTCGATGCTGGTGGCAGCAATGGTATTAAAATGGTAAACAATTATGACTGGACTAAAGATTTGAGTCTACTTGACTTCTTACGTGATTACGGTAAAAGTTTCAACGTCAATACGATGTTAGCTAAAGATATCGTCGCTAGTCGCTTAGAAACGGGTATTTCTTTTACAGAATTTACCTATCAAATTTTACAATCAATGGATTTTTTACACTTATATCAACATGAAGATGTGCAATTACAAATTGGTGGAGCAGATCAATGGGGAAATATTACTGCTGGTTTAGAATTCATTCGTAAACAAGAAGGTTCAAAGGCCCAAGCATATGGCCTAACAATCCCACTTATGTTAAAAGCTGATGGAACAAAATTTGGAAAAACAGCCGGTGGAGCAGTCTGGTTAGATTCTGAAAAAACAACACCTTATGAATTCTATCAATTTTGGCTAAACCAAGATGATCGTGACGTAGTAAAATATTTGAACTATTTCACGTTCTTGTCAAAAGAAGAAATTGATCACTTAGCTGAAAAAGTAGCCTCTGAGCCACACATGCGTGAAGCTCAAAAAACACTCGCACGTGAAATGACGTTATTTGTTCATGGCGAAAATACTCTAAATGATGCTGAAAAAATTACAGCAGCTCTTTTCTCTGGCGATGTAAGAACGCTAACCGCCAACCAAATTGAAGAAGGTTTTAAAAATATGCCAACTTTTGAAGCTCCTAAAGAAGAGCGAAATATTGTTGAGTGGCTGGTTGATGTTGTCGGTATTGAGCCTTCAAGACGTCAAGCACGTGAGGACATCACTAATGGTGCTCTTTCAATGAATGGTGAAAAAATTCTAAGTGTCGATACGATTGTTACCCCTGAAAATTCATTCGATGAACGCTTTATCCTAATACGCCGCGGAAAGAAAAAGTATTTCCTTGTAAAATTAGTTTAA
- a CDS encoding sodium ion-translocating decarboxylase subunit beta codes for MIEAIKDVLMHSGFANLSYKHVIMLGIACLFLYLAIKKGYEPYLLIPIAFGMLLVNLPIGGLMSPPMDGNNGGLLYYLYQGTNLGIYPPLIFLCLGAATDFGPLIANPKTLLLGGAAQIGVFVAFFGALAMGMLGPEAASVGIIGGADGPTAIFLTSKLAPHLLSSIALAAYSYMALVPIIQPPIIKLLTTKKEREIKMEQLRPVSQKEKILFPIVVAIFVILLVPSSAPLIGMLMLGNLIKESGRVPHITDTLQNSLMYIITIFLGITVGAKAEAELFLSIQTAKIILLGLIAFAIGTAGGVLMGKLMCKLTNGKVNPMIGAAGVSAVPMAARVVQKEGVKANPSNFLLMHAMGPNVAGVIGSAVAAGVLLQFFS; via the coding sequence ATGATTGAAGCAATAAAAGACGTATTGATGCATTCAGGATTTGCGAATTTATCCTATAAACATGTTATTATGCTTGGAATTGCTTGTTTATTTCTATATTTAGCAATAAAAAAAGGGTATGAACCTTATTTATTGATTCCCATTGCTTTTGGCATGTTATTAGTCAATTTACCAATAGGAGGATTAATGTCGCCGCCTATGGATGGTAATAATGGTGGGTTATTGTATTATTTGTATCAAGGGACGAACCTAGGTATTTATCCACCTTTAATTTTTCTTTGTTTAGGGGCAGCAACAGATTTTGGCCCCTTGATTGCAAATCCCAAAACGTTACTGCTTGGTGGTGCAGCTCAGATTGGGGTATTTGTCGCTTTTTTTGGTGCTTTAGCTATGGGGATGTTAGGTCCAGAAGCGGCTTCTGTAGGAATTATCGGTGGAGCAGATGGGCCAACAGCTATTTTTCTAACTAGTAAATTGGCTCCTCACTTACTTTCAAGCATTGCCTTAGCAGCTTATTCCTATATGGCCCTTGTTCCCATCATTCAGCCACCTATTATCAAATTATTGACAACAAAAAAAGAACGAGAGATAAAAATGGAGCAGTTAAGACCTGTCTCACAAAAAGAAAAAATACTGTTTCCAATAGTTGTGGCGATTTTCGTTATCTTATTAGTGCCTTCATCGGCTCCTTTAATCGGAATGTTAATGTTAGGAAATCTCATTAAAGAAAGTGGCCGAGTGCCACACATTACCGATACACTTCAAAATTCTTTAATGTATATCATCACGATATTTTTAGGTATAACGGTTGGTGCAAAAGCTGAAGCGGAGCTGTTCTTGTCCATTCAAACAGCTAAGATTATTTTGTTAGGACTAATTGCGTTTGCGATTGGAACAGCAGGCGGTGTATTAATGGGTAAGTTAATGTGTAAATTAACAAATGGTAAAGTCAATCCAATGATTGGCGCAGCGGGTGTTTCAGCGGTACCAATGGCTGCACGTGTTGTCCAAAAAGAAGGAGTAAAAGCAAACCCGTCAAATTTCTTACTTATGCATGCAATGGGTCCTAATGTTGCCGGTGTTATTGGTTCTGCCGTAGCTGCCGGTGTTTTATTGCAATTTTTTAGTTAA
- a CDS encoding NAD(P)H-dependent oxidoreductase: protein MKTLIIISHPEIKESSSQQYLLHSIPDDHDLTIHHLEEFYSDTPIDVVAEQKLVAAHDRIIFQFPLYWYSSPALLKQWQDEVLTGDFAYGKKGTQLQNKEFALVLLIGAAKSDYQAGGKELFSMDELTKPFQAMAHKTGMIFLKTFSIYQFVYMTEQEKMTLLIDYQLFVTGDPEQSLLSRENWLLNQLEKTNVTTLGTGNEEILQHVIEMIEENRETIDDLKILLDDMN, encoded by the coding sequence GTGAAAACATTAATTATTATTTCTCATCCTGAAATTAAAGAATCAAGTAGTCAACAATATTTGCTTCATTCAATTCCTGATGACCATGATTTAACCATCCATCACTTAGAGGAGTTTTATTCTGATACTCCGATTGATGTTGTTGCGGAGCAAAAATTAGTAGCCGCTCATGACCGCATTATTTTTCAATTTCCGCTTTACTGGTACAGTTCGCCGGCATTGCTTAAACAATGGCAGGACGAAGTCTTAACAGGTGATTTTGCCTATGGGAAAAAAGGCACTCAATTACAGAATAAAGAATTTGCGCTTGTTTTGTTGATAGGTGCTGCAAAATCAGATTACCAAGCTGGTGGAAAAGAATTGTTTAGTATGGATGAATTAACGAAACCTTTCCAGGCAATGGCTCATAAAACAGGAATGATATTTCTTAAGACGTTTTCTATCTATCAGTTTGTCTATATGACCGAACAAGAAAAAATGACGTTGTTAATTGACTACCAACTATTTGTGACTGGTGATCCAGAACAAAGTTTATTATCGCGCGAAAACTGGCTATTAAATCAACTAGAAAAAACGAATGTGACTACGTTAGGGACAGGAAACGAAGAAATACTGCAGCACGTTATTGAAATGATCGAAGAAAATAGAGAAACAATTGATGATTTGAAAATTTTATTAGATGATATGAACTAG